The sequence CAGAGCAAAGATGAAAGCCGGCGTCGGCCCGAAGTTGAACCAGATGACGAAGGTAGCGATGGCAATGAAGATAACCCCCGGCACGAAGCGGCTGGCCGCCAGGTCGGCCAGGCGCTGGATGGGTGCCTTAGAGCCCTGCGCCTGCTCCACCAGTTGGATAATCTGGGCTAGCATGGTGTCTTTACCTACTTTGGTAGCCTTGAAGCGAAAGGCGCCGGTCTGGTTGATAGTAGCGCCAATCACTGTATCGCCTTCGCTCTTGGTCACGGGCAGGCTCTCCCCGGTCACCATAGACTCGTCCAGCGTTGAGCGCCCTTCCGTAATCTCTCCATCAACGGGCACCTTCTCACCGGGACGTACCACGACAATGTCACCAAGTTGTACCTGCTCAATCGGGATATCTTCTTCTTTGCCATCACGGACGACCCGTGCCGTCTTGGCCTGCATGCCGATGAGCTTGCGAATGGCCTCGCTGGTGCCTCCCTTGGCAATTGCCTCAAGGAGACGACCCAGCAGGATTAACGTGATGATAACACCGACCGCCTCGTAGTAGACGGCGCGTAGATTTTCAGGCAGCAACCCCGGCGCTACCGTGACTACCAGGCTGTAGCCGAAGGCAGCAATGGTACCTATGGTGATGAGCGTGTTCATATCGGCGGTGCGGTGACGCAGTGTCAGCCAGCCGGTACGATGGATGGGCCAGCCGGTGTAGAACATCACCGGCGTGATGAGGGCAAGCTGGAGCCAGCGATTCAGGAGGATAGAAGGAATCCAGGTAGCGCCAAAGAACTCATGCATCATAACAGCCAAGACCACGGGAGCGGATAGAATAGCACCGATGATGACCCGCCGGGTCAGGTCTTTCCGCTCAGCCCGCCGGTCGGCTGACTCACGGTCTTCCGTCGCCCCGGTGCCCGGCTCGCTGCGGAGATGAACCTTATAGCCGGTATTCTCAATGATTTGCTGCATTTTCTCCGGCGATATTTGAGCCGGGTCATAGCTAACCGTGATACGCTCGGCGCCAAAGTTAACCCGAACATCATCTATGCCGGGGAGACTACTGAGCGCCGTCTCGATGTTCACCGTACAGGTGGGACAGGTAACGCCGCCACCCATAAGGGCAAACTCAACCAGTTCCGTCTTGCCTACCGGCATGGTGGGGCCTACCCCAATTGCCTGGGCGTGCTCATGCGTCTTACCTTCACCCTTGGGAGACTCTGGCTCTGCTCCGGACTCCTTGCCTTCCTTACTCTCCTCAACGACCAGGGTGCCGTGAATCATGTTCATACCGCAAG is a genomic window of Dehalococcoidales bacterium containing:
- a CDS encoding heavy metal translocating P-type ATPase, with amino-acid sequence MPLAEILVTLGGIAVIAFLSWFFFGPKQAQAAQVKGKIQEIVVKVKGGYSPDIIRVKQGIPLRLIFDRQEAGDCTSRVVFPDFHASKTLAAFARTTLEFTPDKAGEFGFACGMNMIHGTLVVEESKEGKESGAEPESPKGEGKTHEHAQAIGVGPTMPVGKTELVEFALMGGGVTCPTCTVNIETALSSLPGIDDVRVNFGAERITVSYDPAQISPEKMQQIIENTGYKVHLRSEPGTGATEDRESADRRAERKDLTRRVIIGAILSAPVVLAVMMHEFFGATWIPSILLNRWLQLALITPVMFYTGWPIHRTGWLTLRHRTADMNTLITIGTIAAFGYSLVVTVAPGLLPENLRAVYYEAVGVIITLILLGRLLEAIAKGGTSEAIRKLIGMQAKTARVVRDGKEEDIPIEQVQLGDIVVVRPGEKVPVDGEITEGRSTLDESMVTGESLPVTKSEGDTVIGATINQTGAFRFKATKVGKDTMLAQIIQLVEQAQGSKAPIQRLADLAASRFVPGVIFIAIATFVIWFNFGPTPAFIFALINAVAVLIIACPCALGLATPLSIMVGTGKGAQNGILIRSAEALEIAHKLNSLVLDKTGTITKGEPALTDVVPADKMDADELLRLVASAERSSEHPLGQAIIRGAEAKGLKLTEPKDFQSVTGKGIKVTVDGHKLLVGNRRLLDDAGIKTTTLEKEAERLAADG